In one window of Macrotis lagotis isolate mMagLag1 chromosome 5, bilby.v1.9.chrom.fasta, whole genome shotgun sequence DNA:
- the LOC141523595 gene encoding uncharacterized protein LOC141523595, whose translation MKRSKMTPKSLLLLLLLLLWVSYEKGSLGEEDHEEVQKVVGETLTVRCQYTPQSTDHLDKAWCKQKNNQNMCTLLISRPQPTSMTEDPRYSLSYDNGVITVNMAGLRVEDSGGYWCGNHNVSTITILKRVYLTVATAQIQTTTNSEVHIMTEATTIASTTSRSHFITTDLTNLMYIEIQPPENSTSISQIVNHIDLGDLRFPNCLLTLVVFGVLLIKGLAFVVLLVLLFRFRNQGNGDTRKEAKLNKLELCKISPYLSSY comes from the exons GTTCCCTTGGAGAAGAAGACCATGAAGAAGTGCAAAAAGTAGTGGGGGAAACACTCACTGTGAGATGCCAGTATACACCTCAGTCAACTGATCATCTAGACAAAGCCTGGTGTAAAcagaaaaacaatcaaaatatgTGTACCTTGTTAATCTCAAGACCACAACCTACATCAATGACTGAGGACCCACGATACTCCCTCAGTTATGACAATGGTGTTATCACAGTCAACATGGCTGGTCTCCGGGTAGAAGATTCTGGGGGATATTGGTGTGGAAACCACAATGTAAGTACTATTACTATTCTCAAGAGAGTTTATCTAACAGTGGCTACAG CCCAAATACAAACAACAACCAACAGTGAGGTACATATCATGACAGAAGCCACTACCATCGCCTCTACCACTAGCAG GTCCCATTTCATCACAACTGATTTGACAAATCTGATGTACATAGAAATTCAGCCACCGGAAAATTCTACTTCTATAAGTCAGATTGTGAACCACATTGACTTGGGGGACTTGAG GTTCCCAAACTGTCTCCTCACCCTTGTCGTATTTGGTGTCCTCCTGATTAAAGGTCTGGCCTTTGTAGTCCTTCTTGTTCTCCTGTTCAGATTCAGAAACCAG GGTAATGGGGACACTAGAAAAGAAGCAAAGTTGAACAAATTGGAGCTATGCAAGATATCCCCCTACCTATCCTCATATTGA